A part of Candidatus Acidiferrales bacterium genomic DNA contains:
- a CDS encoding response regulator transcription factor has product MNYVNAVHLLEHDFLRELVIRPSPYPLQLLLDCTTLANSLIYTASQPSASVLASYRRSVRQKSKRQECLAEKIRVLIIEDNPLLREGISSIIKRQPDIKVVSEKGRGKTPLQKIRGLKPNVLLLDLGLRSQSSIEIVKVVKKDFPQTKVIVMDLVPTEVEILMFVRAGVSGFVLKDATTADFLKTIRAVAHGKKILPPLMTGSLFSQIVEQAVNGTIPPRVMEAVRMTKRERQVILLIADGLSNKEIANKLHLSTYTVKSHVHNILEKLLLQSRVQIAKYALTNTELMKAEESISLIEE; this is encoded by the coding sequence ATGAATTATGTCAACGCGGTACATCTTCTTGAGCATGATTTTCTTCGAGAATTAGTCATAAGACCATCTCCATATCCTCTCCAGTTGCTCCTCGATTGCACAACTTTGGCAAATTCCTTAATTTATACAGCGTCGCAGCCGTCGGCATCCGTCCTTGCATCCTACCGGCGAAGCGTGAGACAGAAGTCAAAAAGGCAGGAATGTTTGGCCGAGAAGATTCGAGTACTTATTATTGAAGATAACCCTCTTTTGCGGGAGGGTATTTCGTCGATAATCAAGAGACAACCGGACATCAAGGTTGTTTCCGAAAAGGGGCGGGGTAAGACCCCTTTGCAGAAGATCCGCGGCTTGAAACCTAATGTACTACTTCTTGACCTTGGATTGAGAAGCCAGAGCAGCATTGAGATCGTTAAGGTGGTAAAAAAGGATTTCCCCCAGACAAAGGTTATTGTGATGGACCTCGTTCCGACAGAAGTTGAGATATTGATGTTTGTTCGTGCCGGTGTGTCGGGATTTGTATTAAAAGATGCGACAACTGCGGACTTTCTAAAAACCATTCGGGCGGTTGCCCATGGGAAGAAAATTTTGCCTCCGTTAATGACCGGATCGCTTTTCTCCCAGATCGTGGAGCAAGCGGTCAATGGGACAATTCCTCCGCGGGTAATGGAAGCCGTTCGAATGACAAAGCGCGAACGTCAGGTGATTCTGCTGATAGCGGACGGGTTGTCCAATAAGGAAATCGCCAACAAGCTTCATCTTTCGACCTACACTGTTAAGAGTCACGTCCACAACATACTTGAAAAGCTATTGCTTCAATCCCGCGTTCAGATTGCCAAATATGCACTGACGAACACCGAGCTGATGAAAGCGGAAGAAAGCATTTCGCTCATAGAAGAATAA
- a CDS encoding response regulator transcription factor has translation MKKTRLLIIEDNHLLREGLVAVLKRQKDIVPFAVSSDGESTILKIHKLKPHLILLDLDIRSQNSLHTVETLKREFPEAKVVVMDLAPLQGDIHRYVKAGALGFVLKDTTLDDFLMTIRTVAEGARVLPPKFSDTLFSKIVELAIKSKRITSTEPVRMTKAEKEVFVLIGDGLSNKEIGRKLRIPTRTIKVHVENIMKKLTWHNHLEASNHNYSDAALKTIVGSISVVRG, from the coding sequence ATGAAGAAAACGAGATTGTTGATTATCGAGGATAATCACCTGCTTCGAGAGGGGCTCGTGGCGGTCCTTAAGCGGCAAAAGGACATCGTACCATTTGCCGTGTCGAGTGATGGCGAGAGTACAATTCTAAAAATTCACAAGCTGAAACCGCACCTCATATTGTTGGACCTGGATATTCGCAGCCAAAATAGTTTGCATACGGTGGAAACTTTGAAAAGGGAATTTCCAGAGGCAAAAGTAGTCGTGATGGATCTTGCTCCGTTGCAGGGAGACATACATCGCTATGTGAAGGCGGGCGCATTGGGTTTTGTTCTCAAGGATACAACGCTCGATGATTTCCTGATGACGATACGCACGGTCGCAGAAGGGGCAAGGGTTCTACCGCCCAAATTTTCAGATACCCTTTTTTCTAAGATTGTTGAACTCGCGATCAAAAGCAAAAGAATCACGTCAACAGAGCCGGTGCGCATGACGAAAGCCGAGAAGGAAGTTTTTGTTCTCATTGGCGACGGTCTAAGCAACAAGGAGATAGGGAGAAAACTTCGTATCCCCACACGCACCATCAAGGTTCACGTCGAAAACATCATGAAGAAACTAACGTGGCACAATCATTTGGAAGCGTCGAACCACAATTACTCTGACGCGGCTCTCAAAACAATCGTCGGAAGCATTTCTGTCGTGCGCGGTTAG
- a CDS encoding ferritin-like domain-containing protein produces MGLKIKTIDRKSEYVVALLKTLLADEYVLSIRTREAYQYIHGSNFVELRKLFEAQYKSMDIIVVEVSHRVRDLGQNALATIENSIEATRLGQHNEKLKGQHPIIEALLDDHESMIRELTKVSLADEEIDISTAEFTAGLLRQHIEMSRALRKWL; encoded by the coding sequence ATGGGACTAAAAATAAAGACCATCGACAGAAAATCGGAATATGTTGTTGCATTGCTAAAGACCTTATTGGCCGATGAATACGTTCTCTCCATAAGAACACGGGAAGCATACCAGTACATACATGGAAGCAATTTCGTTGAGCTGCGTAAGCTATTCGAGGCTCAATATAAGTCCATGGATATCATTGTCGTTGAGGTTTCTCATCGCGTTCGTGATCTTGGCCAGAATGCTCTGGCTACGATCGAAAACTCCATTGAAGCCACCCGACTTGGTCAGCACAACGAGAAACTCAAAGGGCAGCATCCAATCATCGAGGCTTTGCTTGACGACCACGAATCCATGATCCGTGAGTTGACAAAGGTAAGCCTCGCTGACGAAGAGATTGACATAAGTACCGCTGAATTTACGGCCGGGTTGCTGAGGCAGCACATTGAAATGTCAAGGGCACTAAGAAAATGGTTGTAA
- a CDS encoding glycosyltransferase family 4 protein — protein sequence MATFTTDLCEAMAAEYSGKTFIALPVNDNEEGYEYPDRVRFELTEKDIDSYRRAAGFLNINNVDLACLQFEYGIFGGRAGSHILALLRELRMPIVTTLHTILREPDQDQHRVLEEVAAVSDRLVVMSDRGAEYLQEIYHVIPEKIDRIPHGIPDVAFADPSFNKDVFGVEGKIVLLSFGLLSSNKGIETVISALPNILSRYPNVVYMIVGATHPHVIQREGETYRMSLQWLAQEKGVEGNVIFYNRFISLEELVEFISAADIYITPYLNKAQITSGTLAYTLGAGKAVISTPYWYAEEMLAEGRGALVPFHDPAAMASQVISLLGNESERQAMRKRAYLFGRAMVWPQVAKCYMESFERARAERRHSTPPGFAVKALDKHPGELPPLKLEHLRRMTDETGMLQHALFTVPNYQEGYTTDDNARALMVSALLEELGNSEALELASRYLAFIWYAFNPGSGRFRNFLDYGRQWLEEKGSDDSHGRALWALGTVLGRSNTSALQSMAGRLFEQTLPAISGTTSPRAWAFALIGIREYVHRFAGDRRASQVRGELSGRLLKLYQDHRVDEWRWYEDVLTYCNAALPHALLLCGESMSNKEMTDAGLESLTWLMGLQLTNGDGGHFVPIGSNGFYEHGGKHARFDQQPVEAQATVSACLVAHRITGDKRWHKEARRAFEWFLGRNDLNLPLYDPTTGGCRDGLHPDRPNENQGAESTLAFLQALLELRLADNTLLSMEIQHQ from the coding sequence ATTGCCACTTTTACAACTGATCTGTGTGAGGCCATGGCAGCCGAATACAGTGGCAAGACTTTCATCGCCTTGCCTGTCAACGACAACGAGGAGGGTTACGAATACCCGGACCGAGTCCGGTTTGAGTTGACGGAGAAAGATATCGATTCATATCGCCGGGCCGCAGGCTTCCTTAACATCAACAACGTGGATCTCGCTTGTCTCCAATTCGAATACGGGATTTTCGGCGGACGGGCGGGCAGCCATATCCTGGCGCTACTGCGCGAATTGCGCATGCCGATCGTTACGACCCTGCACACAATTCTCCGTGAACCGGATCAGGATCAGCACAGAGTGCTGGAAGAAGTCGCAGCAGTATCCGACCGCTTGGTCGTCATGAGCGACCGAGGTGCGGAATATCTTCAGGAGATCTATCATGTAATTCCCGAGAAGATAGATCGGATTCCGCATGGCATCCCCGATGTGGCATTTGCCGACCCGAGTTTCAACAAGGATGTGTTCGGCGTCGAGGGCAAGATCGTCTTACTAAGTTTCGGATTACTATCGTCGAACAAGGGGATTGAGACAGTCATCAGTGCTCTTCCCAATATTTTGTCGCGTTATCCGAACGTCGTTTATATGATCGTCGGGGCGACCCACCCTCATGTTATCCAGCGCGAAGGCGAGACGTACCGGATGTCTTTGCAATGGCTGGCACAGGAGAAAGGTGTGGAAGGTAACGTGATCTTTTACAATCGGTTTATCAGTTTAGAGGAACTTGTTGAATTCATCAGTGCGGCAGATATTTACATTACACCTTATCTCAATAAAGCACAGATTACTTCGGGCACGCTAGCATACACACTCGGGGCAGGCAAAGCGGTCATTTCGACGCCTTACTGGTATGCGGAAGAAATGCTCGCCGAAGGACGAGGTGCGCTTGTTCCTTTTCATGACCCTGCAGCGATGGCCAGCCAGGTGATCAGCCTGTTGGGCAATGAGTCGGAACGACAAGCCATGCGCAAGCGGGCATACCTGTTTGGACGCGCGATGGTCTGGCCGCAAGTGGCAAAGTGTTATATGGAGAGTTTCGAACGCGCCCGGGCTGAGCGGCGACATTCCACTCCGCCCGGATTCGCAGTGAAAGCGCTGGACAAGCATCCGGGCGAGTTGCCTCCTCTCAAGTTGGAACACTTGCGTCGCATGACGGACGAGACGGGTATGCTCCAGCATGCGCTTTTTACTGTGCCGAATTATCAGGAGGGTTACACCACCGACGATAATGCGCGCGCACTAATGGTAAGCGCCCTGCTGGAAGAGCTCGGAAACAGTGAAGCGTTGGAATTAGCTTCGCGGTATCTTGCTTTCATCTGGTACGCCTTCAATCCTGGATCGGGCAGGTTCCGCAACTTCCTGGATTATGGACGGCAATGGCTCGAAGAAAAAGGTTCGGATGACAGTCATGGCAGGGCTTTGTGGGCACTGGGCACGGTGTTGGGCCGTTCTAATACATCTGCACTTCAGAGCATGGCAGGCAGGTTGTTTGAGCAAACCCTGCCGGCTATTTCGGGTACGACTAGCCCACGGGCCTGGGCATTCGCACTCATCGGCATTCGTGAATACGTACATCGGTTTGCCGGTGATCGCCGGGCGAGTCAGGTGCGAGGAGAATTGTCCGGGCGGCTTCTCAAACTCTATCAAGACCATCGCGTCGATGAATGGCGGTGGTACGAAGACGTGCTGACTTACTGCAATGCCGCGTTACCACATGCTCTGCTGCTATGTGGTGAATCAATGTCAAATAAAGAGATGACCGATGCCGGATTGGAGTCGCTTACCTGGCTGATGGGATTGCAACTCACCAATGGCGATGGCGGACACTTTGTTCCAATAGGGTCAAATGGCTTTTATGAGCACGGCGGCAAACATGCACGATTCGATCAACAGCCGGTAGAAGCCCAAGCGACTGTATCGGCTTGCCTGGTCGCACACCGGATCACTGGAGACAAGCGCTGGCACAAGGAAGCCCGGCGTGCGTTCGAATGGTTCCTTGGGCGTAACGACCTAAACCTTCCCCTTTATGACCCTACAACGGGTGGTTGCCGCGATGGCCTCCATCCGGATCGCCCGAACGAGAACCAAGGGGCGGAGTCTACACTCGCGTTTCTTCAAGCCCTATTAGAACTTCGACTGGCCGACAATACTCTTTTATCAATGGAGATACAACATCAATGA